One window of Streptococcus suis genomic DNA carries:
- a CDS encoding MATE family efflux transporter, with protein sequence MNDLTKGKPLTVILQFAIPLLIGSFFQLTYNFADSMIVGHTLGTTAFASVGATVGLTFLILGFAQGLTNGLTIISAQRFGAGDLIGLKKSFVHGLFYAAIVSLVLTTVSLLFLRPTLELMQTPADIIEHAHDFLLAIYGGMTFTIFYNYLSSAIRSLGDSRTPLIALIIACIINIGLDFFFILTMKWGVFGAGFATVLAQAFSVIFLIIYIKRKIPHYHLKPGDLKLEKEELIKHANIGFPMGLQASVIAIGSLTFQVMMNQLGTDAIAAQSIALRTDQLAMLPMVNLGLAISTFTAQNYGAKLYDRILEGVKKTLYINLAWSILFALVLIWGNRFFSGLFIADASETVLDLALAYYIINASCYWIVASLFILRSFIQGLGNGAVPMLAGFGELIMRALVAIVGLHYFGFNGVAAANPAAWIGSILVLIPSSLIYRKRLKQAMANT encoded by the coding sequence ATGAACGATTTGACCAAGGGGAAACCCTTAACTGTTATTTTACAATTTGCTATCCCTCTCTTGATCGGCTCCTTTTTCCAGTTAACCTACAATTTTGCTGACAGCATGATTGTTGGCCATACCCTTGGGACCACGGCCTTTGCAAGTGTAGGAGCCACTGTTGGGCTGACATTTTTGATTCTAGGCTTTGCCCAAGGCTTAACTAATGGCCTCACCATTATTAGTGCCCAACGCTTTGGTGCAGGGGACTTGATTGGCCTCAAGAAAAGCTTTGTTCACGGACTTTTCTATGCTGCCATCGTTAGTTTGGTACTGACGACGGTCTCCCTTCTCTTTCTCCGCCCAACCCTGGAACTCATGCAGACACCTGCTGATATCATCGAGCACGCCCACGACTTCCTTCTAGCTATCTATGGCGGAATGACCTTTACCATCTTTTATAACTATTTGTCCAGTGCCATCCGTAGTCTGGGAGATTCGCGAACTCCGCTTATCGCCCTCATCATCGCCTGCATCATCAATATCGGCCTTGACTTTTTCTTTATTTTAACCATGAAATGGGGCGTCTTCGGAGCTGGCTTTGCAACAGTCTTGGCCCAGGCCTTCTCCGTTATATTCCTCATCATTTACATCAAGAGAAAAATTCCCCATTACCACTTAAAACCAGGCGATTTGAAGCTTGAAAAAGAGGAGTTAATCAAACATGCCAATATTGGCTTTCCAATGGGATTACAGGCCAGCGTTATTGCCATTGGCTCCTTGACCTTCCAGGTCATGATGAATCAGTTGGGAACCGATGCCATCGCTGCCCAATCTATTGCCCTACGGACGGACCAATTGGCCATGTTGCCCATGGTGAATCTGGGACTGGCTATCTCAACCTTTACGGCCCAAAACTATGGTGCTAAACTATATGACCGCATTTTGGAAGGGGTCAAAAAGACCCTCTATATCAATTTGGCCTGGTCTATCTTGTTCGCCCTTGTTCTTATCTGGGGAAATCGGTTCTTCTCAGGTCTCTTCATCGCAGACGCCAGCGAGACAGTTCTTGACTTGGCACTGGCCTACTACATCATCAATGCCTCCTGTTATTGGATTGTGGCCAGCCTCTTTATCCTTAGGAGCTTCATCCAGGGGCTGGGAAATGGTGCCGTACCTATGCTGGCTGGTTTCGGAGAATTGATCATGCGGGCTCTCGTGGCCATTGTTGGCCTCCACTATTTCGGCTTCAATGGCGTTGCGGCCGCTAATCCTGCAGCCTGGATTGGCAGCATTCTCGTCCTCATACCTAGTAGCCTGATTTACAGAAAACGGCTTAAACAAGCCATGGCAAACACCTAG
- the recG gene encoding ATP-dependent DNA helicase RecG, protein MKQLKDPLSVLPGIGPKSAEKFTKLDLYSVEDVLCYYPFRYEDYETKSILELMDGEKAVIMGQVVTPANVQYYGFKRNRLRFSIKQDQVVVAVSFFNQPYLADKVEVGQDIVIWGKWDKAKASLTGMKILSQQADDLQPVYHVAQGISQTQLVKLVKSAVDLGYLDLLTENLPSPILERYKLMGRVDAVRAMHFPEDLDQYRQALRRIKFEELFYFQLQLQQLKTQNRDQSKGLAIPFNQPAVQQAIQALPFSLTQAQNQVLEDILEDMKSSRHMNRLLQGDVGSGKTVVAGLAIYATHTAGFQSALMVPTEILAEQHYQSLQGLFPNLSIALLTGKMKAAPRRAALKAIEENQVDLIVGTHALIQDAVTYHKLGLVITDEQHRFGVKQRKLLRQKGSNPDVLMMTATPIPRTLAITAFGNMDVSIINQLPAGRKPIITRWVKHQQLPVVLDWMTKELKKESQVYFVSPLIEESEALDLKNAVALTEELRDYFGSKATIDLLHGKMSSEEKDSIMQAFKERKTDILVSTTVIEVGVNVPNASIMVIMDADRFGLSQLHQLRGRVGRGDKQSYAILVANPKTESGKERMKLMTETTDGFVLSEADLKMRGSGEIFGTRQSGLPEFQVANIIDDYPILEEARRLASQITAEANWQENPSWSILAQHLDMKNELD, encoded by the coding sequence ATGAAACAATTGAAGGATCCACTGTCTGTCTTGCCTGGAATCGGACCCAAGTCAGCAGAGAAATTTACAAAACTAGACCTCTATAGCGTGGAAGATGTCCTGTGCTACTATCCCTTCCGCTACGAAGATTACGAGACAAAATCCATCTTAGAGCTTATGGACGGCGAAAAGGCTGTGATTATGGGGCAGGTCGTCACTCCAGCCAATGTGCAATATTATGGCTTCAAACGCAACCGCCTTCGTTTTTCTATTAAGCAGGACCAGGTGGTGGTAGCCGTTTCTTTTTTCAATCAACCCTATCTGGCCGACAAGGTGGAAGTAGGACAAGATATAGTCATTTGGGGTAAATGGGATAAAGCCAAGGCTAGCCTGACGGGAATGAAAATCTTGTCCCAGCAAGCAGATGATTTGCAGCCTGTCTATCATGTCGCTCAAGGAATTAGTCAGACCCAGCTGGTTAAACTGGTCAAGTCCGCCGTGGACCTAGGCTATTTAGACCTCCTGACTGAGAATCTCCCCAGCCCTATACTGGAACGCTACAAGCTCATGGGACGGGTCGACGCTGTACGGGCCATGCATTTCCCAGAAGACTTAGACCAGTATAGACAAGCCCTGCGCCGTATTAAATTTGAAGAACTCTTCTATTTCCAGCTACAGCTCCAGCAACTCAAGACGCAAAACCGTGACCAATCTAAGGGACTAGCCATTCCATTTAACCAACCAGCTGTCCAGCAAGCCATCCAGGCCCTCCCATTCTCTCTGACCCAGGCTCAGAATCAGGTCCTGGAGGATATCTTAGAAGATATGAAATCCAGTCGCCACATGAATCGGCTGCTGCAAGGTGATGTCGGTTCCGGAAAAACGGTTGTGGCAGGCTTGGCCATCTACGCCACTCACACAGCTGGCTTTCAATCTGCCCTCATGGTTCCAACGGAAATTCTAGCCGAGCAACATTATCAAAGCCTACAAGGGCTCTTTCCCAACTTATCCATAGCCCTGTTAACCGGTAAAATGAAGGCTGCCCCTAGACGGGCCGCGCTCAAGGCTATCGAGGAAAATCAGGTCGACTTGATCGTCGGGACCCATGCTTTGATTCAGGATGCAGTCACTTATCATAAATTAGGCTTGGTCATCACAGACGAACAACACCGGTTTGGGGTCAAGCAACGAAAACTTCTCCGTCAAAAAGGGAGCAATCCAGATGTTCTCATGATGACGGCTACACCGATTCCAAGGACATTAGCCATCACAGCCTTTGGCAATATGGACGTCTCCATCATCAACCAACTTCCAGCCGGACGAAAACCCATTATCACGCGCTGGGTCAAACACCAGCAGCTACCAGTTGTACTGGATTGGATGACAAAGGAGCTAAAAAAAGAAAGCCAGGTCTACTTCGTTTCTCCCTTGATTGAGGAATCCGAAGCCCTGGACTTGAAAAATGCGGTTGCCTTAACGGAGGAATTGAGGGACTATTTCGGCTCGAAGGCCACAATTGACCTCCTGCATGGTAAGATGTCCTCCGAGGAAAAGGATAGTATCATGCAGGCTTTCAAGGAAAGAAAAACAGATATCCTGGTCTCAACAACGGTTATCGAGGTTGGTGTCAATGTTCCCAATGCCAGCATTATGGTTATCATGGATGCGGATCGTTTTGGTCTCAGCCAGCTCCACCAGCTGAGGGGCCGGGTGGGTCGGGGAGACAAGCAATCCTACGCCATCCTGGTCGCCAATCCCAAAACCGAGTCCGGCAAGGAACGGATGAAACTGATGACAGAAACTACGGACGGATTTGTCCTATCCGAAGCAGACCTGAAAATGCGGGGATCTGGTGAGATCTTTGGTACCCGCCAATCCGGTCTGCCAGAATTTCAGGTTGCCAATATCATTGATGACTATCCTATCCTAGAAGAAGCTAGGCGCCTGGCTAGCCAAATTACCGCTGAAGCCAACTGGCAAGAAAACCCAAGCTGGAGTATCCTGGCCCAACACCTGGATATGAAAAATGAGTTGGATTAG
- a CDS encoding TrkH family potassium uptake protein, with the protein MKFSPSQRIIASFLAVILVGSFLLSLPIAQKASSTASYLDHLFTTVSMVCVTGLFTKPVAETYNMFGQLICMVLIQIGGLSLISFIGLFSLRGGRKLSFVNASTLQEALSRTDTKHFSSFIKSVFAFTFASEALGAFFLAFQFVPEYGWKDGLFSSVFVAVSAFCNAGFDNLGASSIVQYAENPLINLTLAALIIMGGLGFSVWFDLRSQIGKKFHHRKLHFHTKVVLALTVLILAAGTVLTFITEYNNPATIGSMSLGNKLLTSFFQTVTMRTAGFASIDYTKAEPITLLLYIFQMMLGGAPGGTAGGIKITAFLTLLLYARSEILGLPHTNFNHHTIDHLTIRKAFATFIVFMSVFILGLAGLSMTDAKQPLIFLMFEVMSALATVGVTANLTPFLSLAGKVIIMFLMFFGRIGPISILVSLSSHRPDKKDHLQYAKSTMIV; encoded by the coding sequence ATGAAATTTTCACCTAGTCAACGGATTATCGCCAGTTTCCTAGCTGTAATTCTGGTTGGCTCATTTTTGCTCAGTTTACCAATTGCTCAAAAGGCTAGCTCTACTGCTAGCTACCTGGACCATTTGTTTACTACGGTATCCATGGTCTGCGTGACGGGGTTATTTACCAAGCCTGTGGCTGAAACCTACAACATGTTTGGACAATTGATTTGTATGGTCCTGATTCAAATCGGCGGATTGAGCTTAATTAGTTTTATCGGTCTCTTCTCCCTTCGAGGAGGACGGAAATTGAGTTTTGTCAATGCTTCTACCTTACAGGAGGCCCTGTCGCGAACGGACACCAAGCATTTTTCCAGCTTTATCAAATCTGTCTTTGCCTTTACCTTTGCCAGTGAGGCCCTGGGCGCCTTCTTCCTGGCCTTTCAATTTGTTCCAGAATACGGCTGGAAGGACGGTCTATTTTCTTCTGTCTTTGTGGCTGTCTCTGCCTTCTGTAATGCTGGTTTTGATAATTTAGGGGCCAGCAGCATCGTCCAGTACGCTGAAAATCCCCTCATCAATCTAACCTTGGCTGCTCTGATTATCATGGGAGGATTGGGATTTTCCGTCTGGTTTGACTTACGTTCTCAAATAGGCAAGAAATTCCACCACAGAAAACTCCATTTCCATACCAAGGTAGTGCTGGCTCTGACTGTACTCATTCTTGCAGCGGGGACAGTCTTAACCTTTATCACAGAATACAATAATCCTGCCACTATTGGCTCCATGTCGCTGGGCAACAAACTATTGACCAGTTTTTTCCAAACGGTGACCATGCGGACAGCAGGCTTTGCCAGTATTGATTATACCAAGGCCGAACCTATCACCCTCCTCCTCTATATCTTCCAAATGATGCTGGGAGGAGCCCCTGGTGGTACGGCAGGAGGTATTAAAATCACAGCCTTCCTGACGCTTTTACTCTATGCACGCAGTGAAATTCTGGGGCTTCCCCATACTAATTTCAACCACCATACCATTGACCATCTGACCATCCGCAAGGCATTTGCAACCTTCATCGTCTTTATGTCTGTCTTTATCTTAGGCTTGGCTGGACTCAGTATGACAGATGCTAAGCAACCTTTGATTTTCCTCATGTTTGAGGTCATGTCAGCCCTGGCAACGGTCGGTGTGACAGCTAATTTAACCCCCTTCCTCAGTTTGGCTGGAAAAGTTATCATCATGTTCCTGATGTTCTTTGGCAGAATCGGCCCTATCTCCATTCTAGTCAGTCTATCTAGTCACAGACCTGACAAGAAGGATCATTTACAATATGCAAAATCAACCATGATTGTTTAA
- a CDS encoding TrkA family potassium uptake protein has protein sequence MSSFTIGILGLGVFGTTIAKTLHPYNCNIIAVDNHENQINQLEPILSRGIVGDITDKSLLRAAGIDSCDTVVVATGDNLESSVLAVLHCKALGVPKVIAKVKSKTAKEVLLKIGADKIISPERETGVSLAKHLLHRNTTDLVQLDGNVSIVEFHPPKKWLGKTLAELQLRQNYKMNIIGYRLKTTKELNIQLSPDYVFNEDEVVMAVTDHNTVDHFEEFTG, from the coding sequence ATGTCATCATTTACTATCGGTATTTTAGGTCTAGGAGTTTTTGGCACCACTATCGCTAAGACCCTACATCCCTACAACTGCAATATTATCGCCGTCGATAATCATGAAAATCAAATCAACCAATTGGAGCCCATCCTGTCCCGCGGTATTGTCGGAGATATCACTGATAAATCCCTCTTGCGGGCCGCAGGTATTGACAGCTGTGATACCGTCGTCGTCGCAACAGGTGACAATCTGGAGTCTAGCGTCCTAGCCGTCCTCCACTGTAAGGCGCTGGGTGTTCCAAAGGTCATCGCAAAGGTGAAGAGCAAGACCGCTAAAGAGGTCCTCTTAAAAATTGGTGCTGATAAGATTATTTCACCAGAAAGAGAAACAGGCGTTTCCCTGGCCAAGCACCTCCTCCACCGCAATACGACGGACCTAGTCCAGCTGGATGGTAACGTGTCCATTGTTGAGTTTCACCCGCCTAAAAAATGGCTGGGCAAGACTTTGGCAGAGTTGCAACTGCGTCAGAACTACAAGATGAACATTATCGGCTACCGCCTCAAAACCACCAAGGAACTCAATATCCAGTTATCGCCTGACTATGTTTTCAATGAAGACGAGGTCGTTATGGCTGTAACGGACCACAACACGGTCGATCATTTTGAAGAGTTCACAGGATAA